A region from the Halomarina litorea genome encodes:
- a CDS encoding HK97 gp10 family phage protein: MGASISGVGSLVTTLDTIDERWTSDVTYVVSANQNYAIHVEYGTSKMAAQPYLRPAAERTNRRLDQIGAETDSVEEFVRLAAQEVERIAKEIVPVDTGALRASIKYERVS; this comes from the coding sequence GTGGGGGCGAGTATCTCCGGGGTTGGGAGCCTCGTCACGACGCTCGACACCATCGACGAGCGGTGGACGAGCGACGTCACGTACGTCGTTTCGGCGAATCAGAACTATGCCATCCATGTTGAGTACGGCACCTCGAAGATGGCGGCCCAGCCATACCTCCGGCCGGCCGCCGAGCGGACGAACCGTAGGCTCGACCAGATCGGCGCGGAGACCGACAGTGTCGAAGAGTTCGTCCGACTTGCCGCCCAGGAGGTCGAGCGAATCGCGAAAGAGATCGTGCCCGTGGATACGGGTGCACTCCGCGCATCGATCAAGTACGAGAGGGTCTCATGA
- a CDS encoding phage tail tape measure protein, translating into MAITAERLQVEISSSGAGEVSGALASVKSAALDLRKAVGLMGGAVAAASGVLAGVGVNAARKFQDALVEVEKVTSAETAARMSEEVKRLAGTIPLAQSEIADLVAQAGRFGVAEDQLVGFTETVAKMATATDLAATEAGEAFAKLATITDTPISKIENLGSAINALSNNFATSSSEIVTSMMESASSLSTLGASQVEIAGLSAALNEVTSNASKAGRGLRRIAQEMLDPRKVADISRALGVSVDQFKQMRSEAPVATIKRLAQTMAGSGKQADLLRKTLTSFSRTALSNLAKNLEGVNSAVELSGKQFENATSLQREFEAQSKTFNNQAQLLANQLRNVAITIGEALLPGLTDFVSKLTSVTKGVSQWVQSLSDAQIRLGLLAGQVGGIITALTALNPVLGLVASGVVALAAAWRSDFGGIQAATREVLQVIRSEFAPSVRYAMALVRDITSTVAGAFRSELNSMGITARSVVQTIKTVLIGGIRTLGGSVRGALTVIGAAWHEHRATVVATVRTLVRTARSALGQLEALFDRFAPKIQAVADRFGGWKTVLLGLAPVLLGLLGPVGTLIGASGLGGLVSVATTAGGIFATLASTLGSVALTLGTVSSSVTKTLLSFGKMRTILTALVDKALLYGVYGILKFKDALGVLKGFLLGIPGIISSVVSSVSSFSLSLTSITGAVPVVTGGIRAILAAVMGLSAPLAAAGLAAAALYAAWKNNFGGIRDTTRQVLSGVKALLRGDTSKMRTLVANGVQRMRDAWDRLQVLYERAKAIFEHVKAVVMGAMTWLWQNAITPVLNSIEKQWKTHGQALYSEILETYQAIKSRITQFVDFIWPFIEGFLGATESAWQAWGDEILVIVRFLFDTVGSVINTAVDFILTVVRTGLNILQGDWEEAWNAIAGFLERTFGGIRNFVENWVGGFVSWFDRTFIQPVIQFFEDLHSQIIGNSIVPEMFNAISSFVDGWISGFLGTIGSFGRDLISDVSGFLGDVVGAFQDKLGAVEDIASDIVGAASDAASDAADYLSDAKGAAADAASAAADAAGSAADAVGDAINAGANAIGLASGGVVSGATRAVVGEGRSKEAVIPLNDRGVGAMARAMEAANVQTSGGGGSGGVTIGRVEVNANSRSEGRAAGRGFVDELRSANFNNG; encoded by the coding sequence ATGGCAATCACAGCAGAGCGCCTCCAGGTAGAGATATCTTCGTCCGGCGCGGGGGAGGTCTCCGGCGCGCTCGCATCGGTGAAGAGCGCCGCTCTCGACCTCCGAAAGGCCGTCGGGCTGATGGGCGGCGCCGTCGCCGCTGCGTCGGGCGTCCTCGCCGGCGTGGGAGTGAATGCGGCGCGTAAGTTCCAGGACGCGCTCGTGGAGGTCGAAAAGGTCACCTCCGCCGAGACGGCCGCGCGGATGTCCGAGGAGGTCAAGCGGCTGGCTGGCACCATCCCGCTGGCCCAATCGGAGATCGCCGACCTCGTCGCACAGGCCGGCCGGTTCGGAGTCGCAGAGGACCAGCTGGTCGGCTTCACGGAGACCGTCGCGAAGATGGCGACAGCGACCGACCTCGCAGCGACTGAGGCGGGCGAGGCGTTCGCGAAGCTCGCCACGATTACCGACACGCCCATCTCCAAGATAGAGAACCTGGGCTCAGCGATTAACGCCCTCTCGAATAACTTCGCGACGAGTTCGAGTGAAATCGTCACGTCGATGATGGAGTCGGCATCGTCGTTGTCGACGCTCGGCGCATCGCAAGTCGAGATTGCGGGCCTCTCGGCGGCACTCAACGAGGTAACGTCCAACGCCTCGAAGGCAGGCCGCGGGCTTCGGCGCATCGCCCAGGAGATGCTCGACCCGCGGAAGGTGGCGGACATCTCGCGGGCGTTGGGCGTCTCGGTTGATCAGTTCAAGCAGATGCGGTCGGAGGCACCCGTCGCGACGATCAAACGCCTCGCCCAGACGATGGCCGGGTCGGGCAAGCAGGCCGACCTGCTCCGCAAGACGCTCACCTCGTTCTCGCGGACGGCACTATCGAATCTGGCGAAGAACCTCGAGGGCGTCAACAGCGCCGTCGAGCTCTCGGGCAAACAATTCGAGAACGCGACGTCCCTCCAGCGAGAGTTCGAAGCGCAGTCGAAGACGTTCAACAACCAGGCGCAGCTGCTGGCGAACCAGCTTCGGAATGTCGCCATCACGATTGGTGAGGCGCTGCTCCCTGGGCTGACTGACTTCGTCTCGAAGCTGACATCTGTCACGAAGGGCGTCAGCCAATGGGTACAGAGCCTCTCGGACGCCCAGATTCGCCTCGGCCTGCTCGCCGGGCAGGTCGGGGGCATCATCACGGCGCTGACTGCCCTGAACCCGGTCCTCGGGCTCGTCGCCTCGGGCGTCGTCGCCCTAGCCGCGGCGTGGAGATCCGACTTCGGCGGCATCCAGGCGGCGACGCGTGAGGTGCTGCAGGTAATCCGCTCGGAATTCGCCCCGAGCGTCCGCTATGCGATGGCGCTCGTCCGCGATATCACGTCGACGGTCGCCGGAGCGTTCCGCAGCGAACTCAACTCGATGGGCATCACCGCTCGATCGGTCGTCCAGACAATCAAAACGGTGCTCATCGGGGGCATCCGCACACTCGGCGGATCGGTCCGCGGAGCGCTCACGGTTATCGGCGCTGCCTGGCACGAACATCGGGCGACCGTCGTCGCGACGGTCCGCACGCTCGTCCGAACGGCCCGGTCGGCGCTCGGCCAGCTCGAGGCGCTGTTCGACCGCTTCGCGCCGAAAATCCAGGCCGTCGCCGACAGGTTCGGTGGGTGGAAGACAGTCCTCCTCGGGCTGGCACCTGTCCTCCTTGGCCTGCTCGGGCCGGTCGGGACGCTCATCGGCGCGTCCGGGCTGGGCGGCCTCGTATCTGTCGCGACGACGGCGGGTGGCATTTTTGCGACGCTGGCGTCGACGCTGGGGTCGGTCGCCCTTACGCTGGGGACGGTCTCCTCGAGCGTGACCAAGACGCTGCTGTCGTTCGGGAAGATGCGGACCATCCTGACGGCACTCGTCGACAAGGCGCTCCTGTACGGCGTCTACGGCATCCTGAAGTTCAAGGACGCACTTGGCGTCCTGAAGGGCTTCTTGCTCGGCATTCCCGGCATCATCTCTTCGGTGGTGTCGTCGGTGTCCTCGTTCTCGCTCTCGCTGACATCGATCACGGGTGCGGTCCCTGTCGTGACCGGCGGCATCCGCGCGATTCTCGCCGCCGTGATGGGCCTGTCGGCCCCGCTCGCTGCGGCCGGCCTCGCCGCGGCCGCGCTGTACGCTGCGTGGAAGAACAACTTCGGCGGCATTCGTGACACCACCCGGCAGGTCCTCTCGGGAGTCAAGGCGCTGCTCCGTGGGGATACCTCGAAGATGCGGACGCTGGTCGCCAACGGAGTCCAGCGGATGCGAGACGCCTGGGACCGCCTGCAGGTGCTCTACGAGCGAGCGAAGGCGATCTTCGAGCACGTCAAGGCGGTCGTGATGGGAGCGATGACGTGGCTGTGGCAGAACGCCATCACCCCCGTCCTCAACAGTATCGAAAAGCAGTGGAAAACTCACGGGCAGGCGCTCTACTCCGAGATCCTCGAAACCTACCAGGCCATCAAGTCACGCATCACGCAGTTCGTCGACTTCATCTGGCCGTTCATCGAGGGGTTCCTCGGGGCGACAGAGTCGGCATGGCAGGCGTGGGGCGACGAGATCCTCGTCATCGTCCGGTTCCTATTCGACACCGTCGGGTCGGTAATAAACACAGCCGTCGACTTCATCCTCACAGTCGTTCGAACAGGGCTCAATATTCTCCAAGGCGACTGGGAAGAGGCCTGGAATGCCATCGCTGGGTTCCTCGAGCGGACGTTCGGCGGCATCCGGAACTTCGTCGAGAACTGGGTCGGTGGGTTCGTCAGCTGGTTCGACCGCACGTTCATCCAGCCAGTCATCCAGTTCTTCGAGGACCTCCACTCCCAGATCATCGGCAACTCCATCGTTCCCGAGATGTTCAACGCTATCTCGTCGTTCGTAGACGGCTGGATATCGGGCTTCCTTGGGACGATCGGTAGCTTTGGGAGAGACTTGATATCTGACGTATCAGGGTTCCTCGGCGACGTCGTCGGAGCGTTCCAGGACAAACTCGGAGCGGTCGAGGATATCGCCTCGGATATCGTGGGCGCGGCGAGCGATGCCGCGAGCGATGCGGCGGACTATCTCTCGGACGCGAAAGGAGCGGCCGCCGACGCGGCAAGCGCCGCGGCCGATGCTGCCGGGTCCGCTGCAGATGCGGTCGGTGACGCGATCAACGCTGGTGCCAATGCAATCGGTCTCGCGAGCGGTGGCGTCGTCAGTGGGGCGACGCGGGCCGTCGTCGGTGAGGGCCGCTCCAAGGAAGCGGTAATCCCGCTGAACGACCGTGGCGTTGGTGCGATGGCTCGGGCGATGGAGGCCGCAAACGTCCAGACCAGCGGCGGTGGCGGCTCGGGCGGCGTCACCATCGGCCGCGTCGAGGTCAACGCGAACTCCCGCAGTGAGGGCCGGGCGGCTGGCCGCGGCTTCGTCGACGAACTTCGCAGCGCGAACTTCAACAACGGCTAA